From a single Micromonospora sp. WMMD1102 genomic region:
- a CDS encoding sigma-70 family RNA polymerase sigma factor, with protein sequence MEVDVLAAAREGDQRAWDAIVDRYTGLLWSVARSFRLDAADAADVVQLTWLRLVEHLDDVVDPDRLGAWLATTARRECLQLLRRRRERPAAVDDWLSAVPDPGPPVDARMLQVERDADLWRALHTLSVRCQQLLRALMAVPPPSYAEVSAALDMSIGGIGPARQRCLAAMRRALDDRQLSMGDRRDG encoded by the coding sequence ATGGAGGTCGACGTCCTCGCGGCGGCCCGGGAGGGTGACCAGCGGGCCTGGGACGCCATCGTGGACCGGTACACCGGCCTGTTGTGGTCCGTGGCGCGGAGCTTCCGGCTCGACGCGGCCGACGCGGCAGACGTCGTGCAGCTGACCTGGTTGCGCCTGGTCGAACACCTTGACGATGTCGTCGACCCGGACCGGCTCGGAGCGTGGTTGGCCACGACTGCCCGCCGGGAGTGCCTGCAGCTGCTGCGGCGTCGGCGGGAGCGGCCGGCGGCGGTGGACGACTGGCTGTCCGCCGTACCCGACCCCGGTCCGCCCGTCGACGCCCGGATGCTTCAGGTGGAGCGCGACGCCGATCTCTGGCGGGCCCTGCACACGCTGTCGGTCCGATGCCAACAGTTGTTGCGGGCGCTGATGGCGGTGCCACCGCCGTCCTACGCTGAGGTGTCGGCCGCCCTCGACATGTCGATCGGCGGCATCGGCCCGGCCCGGCAGCGCTGTCTGGCCGCGATGCGCCGGGCACTGGACGACAGGCAGCTGTCCATGGGAGACCGCCGTGACGGATGA
- a CDS encoding GH25 family lysozyme has translation MSGIDEKYQELLRRGWRPAVPLPVVPLPVPGTHGRFFGYVLSGGVTVTIYEHPDTGTFEVHGAILARYLELGGPLALGFPVSDEVDDIVSGQPVGRVSHFQHGSIFYHDGTLLELSALGAPGSAFEIVDGIDVSYAQGSINWSAVGQAGLGFAYIKATEGDNHTDDQFAHNWAGSAGRMPRGAYHYFHARTTPDATRAQADHFTDVLTAAGGGGELPPAVDVETLPPGVSAEQAVASLQFFVSIVWQATGQRPLIYTYPSFWTSQMRGNATFDGKHHLWIASYGRPLGHGAHATRPNGPLLPHGWSDYSVWQHAISAGIPGISGLVDRNTVAVPGGQSLVEFLR, from the coding sequence ATGAGCGGGATCGATGAGAAGTACCAGGAACTGCTGCGTCGGGGCTGGCGCCCAGCCGTGCCGCTGCCGGTGGTGCCCCTGCCGGTACCCGGCACCCACGGACGCTTCTTCGGGTACGTGCTCTCCGGCGGCGTAACGGTCACGATCTACGAGCACCCGGACACCGGCACGTTCGAGGTGCACGGTGCGATCCTGGCCCGCTATCTCGAACTCGGCGGCCCGCTGGCCCTCGGCTTCCCGGTCAGCGACGAGGTCGACGACATCGTCAGCGGGCAGCCGGTCGGCCGGGTGAGCCACTTCCAGCACGGTTCGATCTTCTACCACGACGGCACCCTGCTGGAGTTGTCGGCGCTCGGCGCCCCCGGGTCGGCCTTCGAAATCGTCGACGGCATCGACGTTTCCTATGCTCAGGGAAGCATCAACTGGTCGGCTGTCGGGCAGGCGGGTCTCGGCTTCGCCTATATCAAGGCCACCGAGGGCGACAACCACACCGACGACCAGTTCGCCCACAACTGGGCGGGCAGTGCCGGCCGCATGCCGCGCGGGGCGTACCACTATTTTCACGCCCGCACGACGCCCGACGCGACCCGCGCCCAGGCCGACCATTTCACGGACGTGCTGACGGCGGCGGGCGGCGGCGGTGAACTGCCGCCGGCGGTCGACGTCGAGACGCTGCCGCCGGGGGTGAGCGCGGAGCAGGCCGTGGCGTCGCTCCAGTTTTTCGTCAGCATCGTCTGGCAGGCGACCGGGCAGCGTCCGTTGATCTACACGTACCCGTCTTTCTGGACGAGTCAGATGCGCGGGAACGCAACCTTCGACGGCAAGCACCACCTGTGGATCGCCAGCTACGGCCGGCCGTTGGGCCACGGCGCCCACGCCACCCGGCCCAACGGGCCGCTGCTGCCGCACGGCTGGTCGGACTACTCGGTCTGGCAGCACGCGATAAGTGCGGGCATCCCCGGAATCTCCGGCCTCGTGGACCGCAACACGGTCGCGGTGCCGGGCGGTCAGAGCCTCGTCGAGTTCCTGCGCTGA
- a CDS encoding CHAT domain-containing protein — protein MSTAAALAARALELVGVDPRRALETADAAIRADGSVRADRSDRADRSDRADRSHQADRSHQADRSHQADGSDGSDRADGSHQADGSDQADGSDRAAVCRAHRAAALALRELGDPAAAERRLRLAVRSAGSAADAAAEARMSLAFVLVDRGRLRAALAEADRAAGALDGLPAVRLAAQRALILQRAGRLAEALAGYAAALPALRSAGDTLWEARALNNRGLLHKHRGTLEAAETDLVRAAALYTELGLHRFAADAEWNRATVAAHRGDVPAALAGFDRAEAAHARAGTPRPQLWLNRSQVLMSVGLTAEAFATAVRAVAALRASGHATDLAEARLLLAETAVADGRPAEAVTQARAAGRAFTRQGRDGWTLLARLAALRATSARHRAGLRDALACAEALAAAGWRGAEQDARLLAARFALAVGDPATAATQLRRVRPRRATAPLDLRVRWWHAEADRRRAGGDRAGALSALRAGLRQLDDAQAVLGSADLRAHVAGLGQILAADGLDLVVARGPARAVLGWAERSRARALRLRPVRPPGDPELAAALADLRRLAAEAGPAGPTAAARAAAESRVVRISRTAGGPLHRPVEPPPDPTVLAAELDARALVAYVRHRDELLAVSLAGRRCTLHRLGPAAAVTAPLEASHFTLRRLALGLGPDAAADRMRQLAESAGQALDRLLLAPLRRAVSDRPLVVVPTGLLHAVPWGLLPSVSGRPLTLAPSAAAWLRAERRPARRGHRLFAAGPGLAGARQEVAALAGGTALLDDAASVEAVLSGMDGAALAHVAAHGVLRVDNPLLSALTLADGPLTVYDLERLAVAPDTVVLPACQSGVAAVRAGDELLGLASALLALGTRTVVATVLPVADGATEPLMRDFHRRLGSGQLPAAALAAARTGAGPGHAAFASAASFVCLGR, from the coding sequence GTGTCGACTGCCGCCGCGCTCGCCGCTCGCGCCCTGGAGCTGGTCGGCGTGGATCCCCGCCGCGCGCTGGAGACGGCGGACGCGGCGATCCGGGCGGACGGGTCGGTCCGGGCCGACAGGTCGGACCGGGCCGACAGGTCGGACCGGGCCGACAGGTCGCACCAGGCCGACAGGTCGCACCAGGCCGACAGGTCGCACCAGGCGGACGGGTCGGACGGGTCGGACCGGGCCGACGGGTCGCACCAGGCCGACGGGTCGGACCAGGCCGACGGGTCGGACCGGGCGGCCGTCTGCCGGGCGCACCGGGCAGCCGCGCTCGCGCTGCGCGAGCTGGGCGATCCGGCGGCGGCCGAGCGCCGCCTCCGGCTGGCCGTGCGTAGCGCCGGGTCCGCCGCCGACGCCGCGGCGGAGGCACGGATGAGTCTCGCATTCGTGCTTGTCGACCGGGGCCGGCTGCGGGCGGCGCTGGCCGAGGCCGACCGAGCCGCCGGCGCGCTCGACGGGCTGCCAGCGGTGCGCCTGGCGGCTCAGCGGGCGTTGATCCTGCAGCGGGCCGGACGGCTGGCCGAGGCTCTCGCCGGGTACGCCGCCGCGCTCCCCGCCCTGCGATCGGCCGGTGACACGCTGTGGGAGGCGCGGGCCCTCAACAACCGTGGCCTGCTGCACAAACACCGCGGGACCCTGGAGGCGGCCGAGACCGACCTGGTGCGGGCCGCGGCCCTCTACACCGAGCTCGGTCTGCACAGGTTCGCGGCGGACGCCGAGTGGAACCGGGCCACGGTGGCGGCCCACCGTGGCGACGTACCGGCCGCGCTGGCCGGCTTCGACCGGGCGGAGGCGGCACACGCCCGGGCCGGCACGCCGCGGCCGCAGTTGTGGCTCAACCGCAGCCAGGTGCTCATGTCGGTGGGGCTGACCGCCGAGGCGTTCGCCACGGCCGTCCGGGCGGTGGCGGCCCTGCGGGCCAGCGGGCACGCGACCGATCTGGCCGAGGCGCGGTTGCTGCTGGCCGAGACGGCCGTGGCCGACGGCCGTCCGGCCGAGGCGGTGACGCAGGCCCGCGCGGCCGGTCGGGCGTTCACCCGGCAGGGCCGCGACGGCTGGACGCTGCTGGCCCGGCTCGCCGCGCTACGCGCGACGTCGGCCCGGCACCGGGCCGGCCTGCGCGACGCACTGGCCTGCGCCGAGGCGCTGGCCGCGGCCGGCTGGCGCGGCGCCGAACAGGACGCGCGGCTCCTGGCGGCCCGGTTCGCGCTCGCCGTCGGCGACCCCGCGACGGCCGCCACCCAGCTCCGGCGCGTCCGGCCGCGGCGGGCAACCGCTCCCCTGGACCTGCGCGTGCGCTGGTGGCACGCCGAAGCCGACCGGCGCCGGGCCGGCGGTGACCGGGCCGGCGCCCTGAGCGCGCTCCGGGCCGGCCTGCGCCAACTCGACGACGCCCAGGCGGTGCTCGGCTCGGCCGACCTGCGGGCCCACGTGGCCGGGCTCGGTCAGATCCTGGCCGCGGACGGGCTGGACCTGGTGGTGGCCCGCGGCCCGGCCCGGGCGGTGCTCGGCTGGGCCGAACGGTCGCGGGCACGGGCGTTGCGACTACGTCCGGTCCGTCCGCCGGGCGACCCGGAACTGGCCGCGGCCCTGGCCGACCTGCGCCGACTGGCGGCCGAGGCAGGCCCGGCCGGCCCTACCGCCGCGGCGCGGGCGGCCGCCGAGAGCCGGGTGGTGCGGATCAGCCGTACGGCCGGCGGACCGCTGCACCGGCCGGTGGAGCCGCCCCCCGACCCGACCGTGCTGGCGGCGGAGCTGGACGCTCGGGCACTCGTGGCGTACGTCCGCCATCGCGACGAGCTGCTGGCGGTCTCCCTCGCGGGCCGACGCTGCACGCTGCACCGGCTGGGTCCGGCCGCCGCCGTGACCGCCCCGTTGGAGGCGTCCCACTTCACACTGCGTCGACTCGCCCTCGGCCTCGGTCCGGATGCGGCCGCCGACCGCATGCGGCAGCTGGCCGAGTCGGCCGGCCAGGCACTCGACCGGCTGCTCCTGGCCCCGCTGCGACGTGCGGTCAGCGACCGGCCGCTGGTCGTCGTACCCACCGGCCTGCTGCACGCCGTGCCGTGGGGGCTGCTCCCCAGCGTGTCGGGCCGGCCGCTGACGCTGGCTCCGTCGGCGGCCGCCTGGCTGCGGGCCGAGCGCCGGCCCGCGCGCCGCGGGCACCGGCTCTTCGCCGCCGGCCCGGGGCTGGCCGGCGCCCGCCAGGAGGTGGCGGCGCTGGCCGGCGGTACGGCCCTGCTCGACGACGCGGCATCCGTCGAGGCGGTACTGTCCGGGATGGATGGCGCCGCGCTGGCGCACGTCGCGGCCCACGGTGTCCTGCGCGTGGACAACCCGCTGCTGTCGGCCCTGACGTTGGCCGACGGCCCACTGACCGTCTACGACCTCGAACGGCTGGCCGTCGCACCGGACACGGTCGTGCTGCCGGCGTGCCAGTCCGGCGTCGCCGCCGTGCGGGCCGGTGACGAGCTGCTCGGCCTGGCGTCGGCCCTGCTCGCACTCGGCACCCGAACGGTCGTCGCGACCGTCCTGCCGGTGGCCGACGGGGCGACGGAGCCGCTGATGCGCGATTTCCACCGGCGCCTGGGATCGGGGCAACTTCCGGCCGCGGCGCTGGCCGCCGCCCGGACCGGCGCCGGTCCCGGGCACGCCGCCTTCGCCTCGGCGGCGAGCTTCGTCTGCCTCGGCCGCTGA
- a CDS encoding endo-1,4-beta-xylanase: MKDLLRSSGSPRRPGRSKAILSTLATGLLAAGMVLVPAGAAYAATTLGASAAEQGRYFGAAVGTYKFSDNTYMSVLNREFNSLVAENEMKWDATEPQRGGFNYSAGDRIVSHARSQGMSVRGHTLLWHAQQPGWAQNLSGSDLRNAAINHVTQVATHFRGQIHSWDVVNEAFADGGSGGRRDSNLQRTGNDWIEAAFRAADAADPNAKLCYNDYNTDGINAKSTGIYNMVRDFKSRGVPIDCVGFQSHLGTTIAGDYQANLQRFADLGVDVQITELDVQQGSNQANIYRTVTRACMAISRCTGITVWGVRDCDSWRGSDNALLFDCAGNKKAAYTAVLDALNGGTNPNPPDPSGNRLRNEASGRCLDVNGASSANGAQMLIWDCHSGANQQFTQNGRALQVMGKCLEVANNAAAGTRAQIWDCNGGANQQWVLNSNGTISNAQTGLCLDVNGNSTANGTAVIVWGCHSNANQRWARA, translated from the coding sequence ATGAAAGACCTCTTACGTTCCAGCGGTTCTCCGCGGCGACCAGGGCGGTCCAAGGCGATCCTGTCGACGCTGGCGACTGGGTTGCTGGCCGCCGGCATGGTCCTGGTGCCCGCTGGCGCCGCCTACGCGGCCACCACCCTGGGCGCCTCGGCGGCGGAGCAGGGCCGCTACTTCGGCGCTGCGGTCGGTACGTACAAGTTCTCCGACAACACGTACATGTCGGTGCTGAACCGTGAGTTCAACAGCCTTGTCGCCGAGAACGAGATGAAGTGGGACGCGACCGAGCCGCAGCGGGGCGGGTTCAACTACAGCGCCGGCGACCGTATCGTCAGCCACGCCCGATCGCAGGGCATGAGCGTACGCGGGCACACCCTGTTGTGGCACGCCCAGCAGCCCGGCTGGGCGCAGAACCTCTCCGGCAGTGACCTGCGCAACGCCGCCATCAACCATGTCACCCAGGTGGCCACCCACTTCCGGGGGCAGATCCATTCCTGGGACGTGGTGAACGAGGCGTTCGCCGACGGTGGTAGCGGCGGGCGGCGTGATTCGAACCTGCAACGCACCGGGAACGACTGGATCGAGGCGGCGTTCCGGGCCGCGGACGCCGCTGACCCGAACGCGAAGCTCTGTTACAACGACTACAACACCGACGGGATCAACGCGAAGTCGACGGGCATCTACAACATGGTGCGGGACTTCAAGTCCCGGGGTGTGCCGATCGACTGCGTGGGGTTCCAGTCGCACCTGGGCACCACGATCGCCGGTGACTACCAGGCGAACCTGCAACGCTTCGCCGATCTCGGGGTCGACGTGCAGATCACCGAGCTGGACGTCCAGCAGGGTTCCAACCAGGCGAACATCTACCGTACGGTGACCCGGGCCTGCATGGCGATCTCGCGCTGCACCGGCATCACGGTCTGGGGCGTACGGGACTGCGACTCCTGGCGCGGCAGCGACAACGCCCTACTGTTCGACTGCGCCGGCAACAAGAAGGCCGCGTACACGGCGGTCCTCGACGCCCTCAACGGCGGCACGAACCCGAACCCCCCGGATCCGAGCGGCAACAGGCTGCGCAACGAGGCGTCCGGCCGATGCCTGGACGTCAACGGCGCCAGCTCGGCCAATGGTGCCCAGATGCTCATCTGGGACTGCCACAGTGGGGCCAACCAGCAGTTCACCCAGAACGGGCGGGCATTGCAGGTGATGGGCAAGTGCCTGGAGGTGGCGAACAACGCCGCGGCCGGCACCCGGGCGCAGATCTGGGACTGCAACGGCGGCGCGAACCAGCAGTGGGTCCTCAACAGCAACGGGACGATCAGCAACGCCCAGACCGGACTGTGCCTGGACGTCAACGGCAACAGCACCGCCAACGGCACCGCGGTGATCGTCTGGGGCTGCCACAGCAACGCCAACCAACGCTGGGCAAGGGCCTGA
- a CDS encoding S8/S53 family peptidase has translation MTTEWLPEGAVSPVVAGRDGWFRPDELLVGVEVEPDLPDLLDAADVAAEPYVPEHTAWRDRVAGPEYGDVNERLTAAGSDHRLWTVIDRRGRDLPDVVAALRARGASVGLNHVFVGEDWYHGGPADRPRPVPPPTHWPPAHAAANGTAQVAILDTAMPPLWRELPGGLQALVVERFPVPDRIGHPLDENRDGRLDRQAGHGYFICGLVGRVAPAAGVSVSTVLHASGEGDEARIALALLEEASAPIVNLSLGGYTEGDIPPTSLIAAVRRILAADRVVVAAAGNDGERAERAERPFWPAAIDGVVAVGAFQTLDGGPAPAPFTNRGPGVDVYAPGVRLRSVYVDEYENETGAAFAGWASWSGTSFAAPLFAAELARRLIADPAGGTAAAHLDRLLAELPPVPWPGFTGRLLRADDIENSW, from the coding sequence ATGACCACCGAATGGCTGCCCGAGGGTGCCGTCTCCCCGGTCGTGGCCGGCCGCGACGGCTGGTTTCGGCCGGACGAGCTCCTGGTCGGGGTGGAGGTCGAGCCAGATCTGCCCGACCTGCTGGACGCCGCGGACGTGGCGGCCGAGCCGTACGTGCCCGAGCACACGGCTTGGCGGGACCGGGTGGCCGGGCCGGAGTACGGCGACGTCAACGAGCGTCTGACCGCGGCCGGGTCGGACCATCGGCTGTGGACGGTCATCGACCGCCGCGGCCGCGACCTGCCCGACGTGGTGGCCGCGTTGCGGGCGCGCGGGGCCAGCGTCGGGCTCAACCACGTGTTCGTCGGCGAAGACTGGTATCACGGCGGCCCTGCCGACCGGCCACGGCCGGTGCCGCCGCCGACGCACTGGCCGCCTGCCCACGCAGCGGCGAACGGCACGGCGCAGGTGGCCATCCTCGACACCGCGATGCCACCGCTCTGGCGTGAGCTTCCCGGCGGGTTGCAGGCCCTCGTCGTCGAGCGGTTCCCCGTACCGGACCGGATCGGCCATCCACTGGACGAGAACCGGGACGGGCGGCTGGACCGGCAGGCCGGGCACGGCTACTTCATCTGCGGACTGGTCGGCCGGGTCGCGCCGGCAGCGGGCGTCTCGGTCTCCACCGTGCTGCACGCCAGCGGCGAGGGCGACGAGGCGCGGATCGCGCTGGCTCTGCTGGAGGAGGCGAGCGCACCCATCGTCAACCTCTCGCTGGGCGGCTACACCGAAGGCGACATCCCGCCGACGTCGCTGATCGCTGCCGTACGCCGGATTCTCGCCGCCGACCGGGTCGTGGTGGCGGCCGCCGGCAACGACGGCGAGCGCGCCGAGCGCGCCGAGCGGCCGTTCTGGCCGGCCGCCATCGACGGGGTGGTCGCAGTCGGCGCCTTCCAGACGCTCGACGGCGGGCCGGCGCCGGCGCCGTTCACCAACCGGGGGCCGGGGGTCGACGTGTACGCGCCAGGCGTCCGGCTGCGCAGCGTCTACGTCGACGAATATGAGAACGAGACCGGGGCGGCCTTCGCCGGCTGGGCCAGTTGGAGCGGTACGTCGTTCGCCGCACCTCTGTTCGCGGCCGAGCTGGCCCGGCGCCTGATCGCCGACCCCGCCGGTGGCACGGCGGCCGCACACCTGGACCGGCTGCTGGCCGAACTGCCGCCGGTGCCGTGGCCCGGCTTCACCGGCCGACTGCTGCGGGCCGACGACATCGAAAACAGCTGGTAG